In Oncorhynchus masou masou isolate Uvic2021 unplaced genomic scaffold, UVic_Omas_1.1 unplaced_scaffold_2759, whole genome shotgun sequence, the genomic stretch ctcccgcagcAGTGCtcaggtaaaacacaaaaaaacaataacacatgTATTTTGAACATCTGACAAAAATTCATTATACTATTCAAATTGTGAAATTATTTCAAACCCCCATTCCTACGTCCCCATTTTACTACATTTTGAtgcctactgaacatgaccctggAAAGGCCCCGGAGGATACTCTATGACTCATGGCTGTGCTACGACGGCCCGTCTCCCTGCTGCTCTGGCTGGAAGGGGTAGCTGATAGCGGGAGGGAAGCCCGGGTTCCTGGGCTGATCATCCAGCAGCACGAGATCCTCTACATCCCTACCATTGAACCGCCGCCGGCAGATCTTCACCGTCACCTTGCGCCCCTGGAAGGCCTTGAGGGCCTCCTTGGATGCCATGGCCCTGGCAGCTGCCTCGTCACGCCCGTAGCCCGTGCCCAGATAGACTGTCTGGCAGCGCAGCTCGCACACCTGGCCCTCCTTCTGGGAGCGCGCCGCAGGCAGGTCGGGGATGTCCTTCAGGGGCACAAAGACGCAGCTCAGGCTCTCTTTGGACGACTCAGTGCAGGCACGCAGGATCTCAAAGTGGTCCAGGTTGGGGCCGAAGCCCCCTGCCGACACCAGCTTCCACGCCACAGCCTTGTAGAGGCGGTTGAAGAAGGGCTGGTGCTCGGCAGGTGCCTGCGGGGGTGGGCCTTGCTTGAAGAGGTTCCCAGGCTTGGTCCGCTTGGCGCAGCTGTCGTCGTCGCCCCCTGAGAATCAGCGAGATAAAAGACAACTGAGTAGGGATTCTTCCCGGCAACAATGGCTTCACCTGCAGAGGACAGATTCCAGCGGTGTGAGGGAGGCGTTGGATAGGCAGCGTTTACTTCAAGGCCAAAACAAAAGCAGCAGAAAAAATACTGCTGTATGATTAATTTAACCGTAACAATGTAGAGTATGTTTGAGGGAAAAGTACAGAACTTTTCCCTCTTTAATTGTCCCACAAATATACAGAAATGGATATACAGCATCACAGTAATTTCCATTCAGTGTACTGAATCACTTCCATGAGTTAACAATACTGTACAACCCTGAAGCAAAGACAGGCCATTTCTTTTTTGTTAGGGCTATAATATTAGCAtcaattaaaacatttaaagtTGGACTCTCCAAACTATACAAGGAATCTAAACTTTAAATAGTTTCAAATTCAAAtgaaatcaacatttattgatCAAGTGCACAGGATAcaggtgtaaacagtacagtgaaatactCTCTTCAACAATGCAGTACAATATCAATCAAGGATCAAATGTCAAACAAAGTCCTAAATAACAAGTAGTAATAAAAATtagaagggggaaaaagtaaTAAAAACTAGTTTTGAGAAGTATGTACACAACTGAATATACAGTAGGATTTCAGCATCATACCTGCAGCCCTCTTTCCTTTCCCCAAGATTTCATCTCTGGTCTTTCGAACTGGAGCATCATTGACAACCACTCCCTCTGCCATTTCCTTGATCCTGTCCATGACAGGTTGAGGGTATCTGCAAAACAACACAGTCAGAAGAAGACTAAATACCTTTTAGGACAGTTGACCCTCGTCTcctgttttgttagtttgtttttaCATTGGTTTACTATTTTGGAATACTGTAGAAGTTTTTCATTCTGGTTGGTCCAAACTGGAGAGTACATGTTGTAGCGTTGAATGATTTTAAACCAGATGCTATGGAAGAACACCAGCAGCACCCCCATTATAACTCTAACTAATACTCTTTTCACACTATCAACAGTGCAGACACAAACCATATACTGTGTTGGCTCGGATATTTCCTTCTCACACTGTCCTTTCCAGCAGGTTTTCAACTACTATGGAGGATGCATAACCAGGCCATTGCAGCTCAGCTCGTCTCTGTAGTATACGCCAGTTaacagatgcttttatccagatATACTTACAGTAGTATGTGCATACATTTTGTGTGAAGTGTGAAAATTATATTACAGTAACGCTCCACATCGAAATCCATTAAAACTAAGTTCCTCTATCCATTCCTCAAACATCGCCTGTTTGAGATCtagttgacaagacagcacaaacagatctgggaacagGCTACAATTCACATACCTGCAGCCCAAGAAGATGTGGTTGGCCCAGCATATGGACAGTGAGAGCAGCCTGTCCAGACTGGGGCTGGGGAAGCCCGGCTGGACAGTGGGGAACGTCTCCATGTTCCTCAGGAAAAACTCTCGCCTGGCATGCCACTGCTTGTTGGTCTCATGCCCTCCTCGGAGTGACTCCACCCACTCGACCAGGTGAGGGTTCTGGTCCAGGTACTCTGAAACAatgtcctctccactcctcccctccgccATCACTGTAACACAGCGCAGAGACACAGGACACAATCTATTAGGCTATATCAGTGTTACAGTGACTAGAGGCAAAAACAGGCTACTTAAGACTCAAATCAAATCAGCTGATTTGATGGGAAATTATATACCACACTAAGTAAATCCAGTGTGTTTTGTGCTCAGTCTATCATGTTTTTTTAGAGGCATGGCATCAACAGATTTATCAGGCACTCTAAGCTGTTGCTGTTCTATGATAGTTATAACACCAGAAATATGGTTATAGCCAGAGTCCTTCACCTGCAATTTGTCAGCAGCGGCTTGTTAAGAGGGAATATTATAACGCTACGGAATCTGAAGTAGTCGTCTTCTGACGTCTTTTAAAGTCACTGCTGGCATCTAATCTTTGTGATTATTGTCATCACTGCCTACCAAGCAACTTCGAGATTGTGGGGAGAGGGCGATTTAGCTATCATAACAAATATCACGTAACGTTAGTAGGGCCAAATCAGAAAACCGCTTGTTTACGGAAGTCAATGTTGGTTTGTTGCAATGCCAGTTATCTAACATTACTGTCTCTGTTGTTACTAGCTAATTTATCATCAGAAGTGAATCCAAACATATCATTCGGTGAGTAACTTAACATCAACCGGGTTAATATATTTTACATAGCTAGCCATCCTCCAatgtggctagctagttagctagcactGAATTAGCATAAGACTTTAAAACAAACGCCGGGTATTAGCCTAGCTAGCAAACACAACACACGTATGTTGGTGGCTGCACTACGCCAACGTTAGCTTTGTTTGAGCAACATATACCTTACTGGATAACTATATCATAGAAAGTTGCAGAATATATTTTATTGATAGCAAATATACAGTTCAGAACGAACCTCAAGCTGTCCAGGCAGCGGCGTTGCTGTATGAGTCATGACCAGTGATGCAAACAAGTTGACTGTCGAACTACAACTTTCATACGATTGCGCAACAACAGATACCACATGTTTTTGATCAAAGATATAGCTACTTCGAGATCCTTTATATATATGTTGGGGGGTTTTAGATATAAAACATTGACCATTACAGTTGCTAAATCAATCGTACAAGGGAAGAAAACGTTTAATGAACTTATGTGGAAACCAAAGGAAAGACTACAATTTCCATAATTCTTCACCCTCGTCATTGATACGTCATCGGGTTGCGGCGGCGACAGAATCGGCAGTGTTGTGATTGAATGACAGGCTCAACACTGCAATTTATGTAAACTTTGACCTGATATCCGATTTTAAGTTAATTAAAATGATTCACGAGCTCTTGTTGGCGTTAAGTGGATACCCTGGGACTATATTCACATGGAACAAACGGACAGGTTTACAGGTATATCGGGATAACGTTACCTACCTAACGACAGTAAAAAAGCTATCTCTACAAAGTACAAACACCGCTGCAAGAAGCTGGCTAGCTATGTGAATCTTTTTTTCTCTCAAGTAGCTAGCTAGTGCAACTAGCTAGTAAACTTATGAATTGTTTTATTTTCTGCTTTTGTTGGCACCCATCACTAGTTTTTTTTCTATTGTTGCTGTATGTACACATCACTATAGTTTTGTTTAGTGGCTGGTGGTAAGTGTGACATGCATCCTACTGAACCTTACTCCACGATGTACATGTAGCTAACTGAACCATAGTTCAAGAATGCACTGTTAAGGAGTTGTGAGTAAGGGGTTAACTGAACCTCTGCTACTCCTGTAGGTCTCCCAGGACCTGCCCTTTCTCCATCCCAGTGAGACCAGTGTCCTGAACCGCCTCTGCAAACTGGGATCCGATTACATTCGCTTCACAGAGTTCATAGAGCAACACACAGGCCATGTCCACCAGCAGGTGAGATAAATACCCAGAATATGGAGTGCCAAAAGCATTTTCTCACTTCCTTCgttataacatctgctaaaaatgtgaatgtgaccaataaaatgtgatttgatttggaagCGAGGAGATCGTTGAAGGATATCTGGGGTTCCTTCTCCAATGTTCTCCCtgcttatctcttactttttgatAAGGTGAAGACTACGATTGAAGCTCGATATACTCAGGCTTTTATAAAACTAGCCAGCTTCaattagcttcacattccagctcataCTTCATCAGTACTACAACGGTGGATGTTGCTCGTCCGCATGCCGCTAACTCTAGCAGGCATGTAACTACACGTGCATGTCGCATGTTGCTGGCCGAACGccaaactcttcattgagacaatgctgaaaccaTCAATCAATGGGAGAGTCAGTGCCACATGTTCATTTCTGCCGAAATGAACATGAAAGATAAATTATCTTACAAATTCAGCAGACTATGATGTGAAATAGGCTAATAATGCTGTCTTTGATGTGCTTTGGTGTGCTTATCAATGCACACAAGCACCTTTTTTCCCAATCCTATCAGTAAAAATGTTTTTGTCATGCAAAAGTTTTACTGTGGGTGAACCTTCAAATGCATCTTGTCAttactaaatgtgtaatgtgatgggtgtcttaatatatattttttttacacaaacGCTTGATTTATTACATATTTAATCGCTCAAAACAACTAGGAACTTgtaaatctcagacttcagtacattcaaaacaactgggaatgtaaaaaaaatgtagctCGGACTGGGGAAAAATCGATTTGAAtgatcatccaactcggaattccaactcggGCCTTTTTCAAAAAGTCAGTCTTTCTGACCTTAGATCAATgacttatttttttttttaatttaaaattattattattattattttacctttatttaactaggcaagtcagttaagaacaaattcttattttcaatgacggcctaggaacagtgggttaactgtctgttcaggggcagaacgacagatttgtaccttgtcagcttggggattttgaacttgcaacctttcggttatgaTTTGACCTCATATTTATCCGTGTTCCTAGTTGTATTTAACGTGGCATCAGACACTTCATTCAGGATAAATATAGTTATATAATATAGTTATAGCCCTGAGTTACCTTACCCCAGAACAGGTTACTTCTGAAGGATTCATCACCAGAGaaatttacctggctaaaaggtgaTCCTCTTTCATCTTGACCGGTTATTCCAGGTTGAACAAAGTTACTTTGCTGACTCCTCAAACCTGATTCGTAGTATACCTCTCTGGACTAAAAAGCCaactcaatggagaatctccattgaaaatGCTTTTTAGTGCAGAATTACacttaatctgtgtccgggaaacctCCCCTTAGATGGGTTTATATTTTTAAATCCTGATTAACTGGTTAAATTCTGTGAGATTCGGTGACAATGAATCTAAACCAACTTTAGAGTGAGTgccatgtgttgttgttttttagatTGAGATGTACTAGTATTACCAAAAATACTAATCAGATATAGCTAAATACTATAGTCTTAACAAGCTGTGATTGTACTTTGCAGGAGCACCACTCCATTCAGACAAACCAGGCCGGACTCAATGGGGTTTACCTGCGGGCTTTCTGCACGGGACTGGACTCCATGCTGCAGCCTTATAGACAGGCTCTCCTGGACCTCGAACAAGAGGTACTGAAGATCATTTACAAAATGCATTGTAGCACTAATTAATACAAGGCACATTCATAATCAATCCCACTATTGTCCTCTTCATTGCAGTTTCTTGGTGACCCGCATCTCTCCATATCTCATGTGAATTATATGTTGGATCAGGTAATGCCAGTTACTATTTTTACTAGTTTTTCTGATTTAGATTTGCTTGTTGTACATTTGAAGTAGAATGAATTGTTTTAGGCCTTTAAAGCGGtaatccttaatggtgaaacagtttaggatattacaacaacaaaaaagttacTGCAAGCTACAAACACTGTTTTTCCCCCCTCAAACGTCATTGCACGCGATAAAACAGAACAATATGTACTGCACTTTTTTTTCTTTGACCACACTGCTCGACGCACCTCACCTCCATTTCAtccacaaaacaaaaacaataacaaagtgctGGGGGTGTACAGTGGCGCTGCCAcccttccacccctcccctgATTGGAGTAAACTAACGGACAAAaatacttctactgctactttcgctcacatgtactgtacatgtagttGACTAATTATACATATATTCCTAATTTCCTCTTTCTCCAAGTGCTGGATTTTCATCCACAGCATCCAATCCAGAcagtggtgctgtttcccctaaTGCGGATTCCATCTTTAAATGTGAACTTTCACACCTACAGTCACAAGATCCACAGTATCTTTCAATATGTCATGAATGGAATTAGGAAATAAAATCTTAATTTAACAATATACCCTAGTCATTTTATGTAATCATGTTGTTCTTCTCCAGTTTCAGTTGCTGTTTCCCTCTgttatggtggtggtggagacGTCCCAGAAGGTAAGGGCCTTACAATGGAGACAATCCCAGAAGGTAAGGGCCTTACAATGGAGACAATACAGTCCCAGAAGGTAAGGGCCTTACAATGGAGACAATACAGTCCCAGAAGGTAAGGGCCTTACAATGGAGACAATACAGTCCCAGAAGGTAAGGGCCTTACAATGGAGACAATACAGTCCCAGAAGGTAAGGGCATTACAATGGAGACAATACAGTCCCAGAAGGTAAGGGCCTTACAATGGAGACAAGACAATAGACCGAGAAGATAAGGGCCTTACAATGGAGACAATACAGTCCCAGAAGGTAAGGGCCTTACAATGGAGACAATACAGTCCCAGAAGGTAAGGGCATTACAATGGAGACAATAAAGCCCCAGAGGGTAAGGGAATTACAATGGAGACAAGACAATAGACCGAGAAGGTAAGGGCATTACAATGGAGACAATACAGTCCCAGAAGGTAAGGGCATTACAATGGAGACGAGACAATACAGTCCCAGAAGGTGAGGGCATTACAGTGGAGACAAGACAGTCCTAGATGTGAAGGCATTACAATGGAGACAAGACAGTACAGTCCCAGAAGATAAGGGCATTACAGTGGAGACGAGACAGTCCCAGGGGTGAAGGCATTACAATGGAGACAAGACAGTACAGTCCCAGAAGATAAGGGCATTACAGTGGAGACGAGACAGTCCCAGGGGTGAAGGCATTACAATGGAGACAAGACAGTACAGTCCCAGAAGATAAGGGCATTACAGTGGAGATGAGACAGTCCCAGAGGTGAAGGCATTACAATGGAGACAAGACAGTACAGTCCCAGAAGATAAGGGCATTACAATGGAGACGAGACAGTCCCAGAAGATAAGGACATTACAATGGAGACGAGACAGTCCCAGAAGGTGAGGGCATTACAATGGAGACGAGACAGTACAGTCCCAGAAGATAAGGGCATTACAATGGAGATGAGACTGTACAGTCCCAGAAGATAAGGGCATTACAGTGGAGACAAGACAGTCCCAGAGGTGAAGGCATTACAATGGAGACGAGACAGTACAGTCCCAGAAGATAAAGGCATTACAATGGAGATGAGACTGTACAGTCCCAGAAGATAAGGGTATTACAGTGGAGACGAGACAGTCCCAGAAGATAAGGGCATTACAATGGAGACGAGACAGTCCCAGAAGATAAGGGCATTACAATGGAGACGAGACAGTACAGTCCCAGAAGATAAAGGCATTAcaatggagatggagatgagacTGTACAGTCCCAGAAGATAAGGGCATTACAATGGAGATGAGACAGTACAGTCCCAGAAGATAAGGGCATTACAATGGAGACAAGACAGTACAGTCCCAGAAGATACAATGGAGACAAGACAGTAATGGAGATTACAATGGAGATGAGACTGTACAGTCCCAGAAGATAAGGGCATTACAATGGAGACAAGACAATAGACCGAGAAGATAAAGGCGTTACAATGGAGACGAGACAGTACAGTCCCAGAAGATAAGATCATTACAATGGAGATGAGACTGTACAGTCCCAGAAGATAAGGGCATTACCATGGAGACAAGACAGTACAGTCCCAGACGATAAGGGCATTACATTGGAGACACAAGTATTCACTCCTTCTGATATGACTGAGAAATCACACAAACACAATTACTTCGGAGGAAATGATTTAAGACACTCATAAAGCACTTTTCATACACCCATAGCGCTCTCCAAAAACTATTTGTGTTCTCAAAGGTCAACACATTTCTAATGTGACTTAGTTTAGAATTTTTCTGTAACAATACCATCTTTCTCCCAATTTAAAGTTCATCATGGTGGCTAC encodes the following:
- the LOC135533871 gene encoding protein CDKN2AIP homolog A-like, yielding MAEGRSGEDIVSEYLDQNPHLVEWVESLRGGHETNKQWHARREFFLRNMETFPTVQPGFPSPSLDRLLSLSICWANHIFLGCRYPQPVMDRIKEMAEGVVVNDAPVRKTRDEILGKGKRAAGGDDDSCAKRTKPGNLFKQGPPPQAPAEHQPFFNRLYKAVAWKLVSAGGFGPNLDHFEILRACTESSKESLSCVFVPLKDIPDLPAARSQKEGQVCELRCQTVYLGTGYGRDEAAARAMASKEALKAFQGRKVTVKICRRRFNGRDVEDLVLLDDQPRNPGFPPAISYPFQPEQQGDGPS